A genomic stretch from Heterodontus francisci isolate sHetFra1 chromosome 23, sHetFra1.hap1, whole genome shotgun sequence includes:
- the LOC137382713 gene encoding diablo IAP-binding mitochondrial protein-like — protein sequence MAATFYRLMCRCSRLSRTFSLALFQSRSPNRRCQRVVLGLGATLAAIPISQSQSTSLTHEDLIKRAVSLVTDGANTFLSQTTLALIDALTEYTKAVHTLISLQQQYTGLSGHISEKEEDAIWQVIIEARVKMNTNREKYLCFESNWMTAVSLSELAAEAAYQAGADPASVTVHTHIQMAQSQVEEMKQLALKAETKLTQVQVEEIHLKRIEEAAVKATKEAENLSTKEEIPEQYLRED from the exons ATGGCTGCGACTTTTTATAGGCTGATGTGTCGGTGTAGCCGTTTGTCTAG GACCTTCTCCTTGGCTTTGTTCCAGAGCAGGAGCCCCAATAGAAGGTGCCAGAGAGTGGTGCTAGGTCTGGGGGCAACGCTGGCCGCTATTCCCATTTCACAG tctcaatcAACATCTCTCACTCATGAAGATTTAATCAAACGAGCTGTCTCATTGGTAACTGATGGTGCTAATACCTTTCTGTCACAAACAACACTTGCACTAATTGATGCTTTGACGGAATATACTAAG GCCGTCCACACCCTGATCTCACTTCAGCAGCAGTATACTGGCCTAAGTGGCCATATTAGCGAGAAGGAGGAAGATGCTATTTGGCAGGTCATAATTGAGGCTCGTGTAAAG ATGAACACAAATCGAGAAAAATATCTCTGTTTTGAGTCCAACTGGATGACTGCAGTCAGCCTGTCTGAACTGGCAGCAGAGGCTGCGTATCAAGCAG GTGCAGATCCAGCCTCAGTaactgtgcacacacacatacagatggcACAGAGTCAGGTGGAAGAGATGAAACAGCTGGCCCTGAAAGCTGAGACTAAATTGACTCAAGTACAGGTAGAAGAAATTCATCTAAAAAGGATAGAAGAAGCTGCAGTGAAAGCCACCAAAGAGGCTGAAAATCTGTCTACAAAAGAAGAAATACCTGAACAGTATCTACGGGAAGACTAA